In Calothrix sp. PCC 7507, one DNA window encodes the following:
- the cas2 gene encoding CRISPR-associated endonuclease Cas2 encodes MYLVISYDISEDKRRTKIHKILKSYGQWMQYSVFECELTPTQYAKLRSRLAKVIKPDQDSIRFYSLCACCQGKIERIGGEMPIDTTVFFA; translated from the coding sequence ATGTATCTAGTCATTTCCTACGACATCTCAGAAGACAAGCGGCGCACGAAAATTCATAAAATTCTCAAATCTTACGGACAGTGGATGCAATATTCTGTATTTGAGTGCGAACTGACACCAACTCAATATGCTAAACTGCGATCGCGTTTAGCTAAAGTTATCAAACCTGACCAAGACAGCATTCGTTTTTACTCGCTCTGTGCTTGCTGTCAGGGCAAAATCGAGCGCATCGGCGGCGAAATGCCAATCGATACCACTGTCTTTTTTGCTTGA
- the cas1d gene encoding type I-D CRISPR-associated endonuclease Cas1d, with protein sequence MGTVYITQDDAFIGKTDERLNVKFEKKTILDVPLIKIDGLVIMGRASISPLAIAELVNQKIPLTFLTSSGKYIARLESEMSKNIFVRSAQWKAAGETAQAIHVTQGFVRGKLKNYRYALSQAQRRYSELDLNAGITQLANAIASLEKANSINSIRGFEGAGSAAYFGCFNQLIRVDNFNFSTRNRRPPLDPVNSLLSLGYSLLRHDIQGALNIVGFDPYLGYLHTERYGRPSLALDLMEEFRPLIVDAVVLTAINRRMLAPKDFITEPVSNAVSLTKEGLHIFLRLYQEKKQDKFKHPVLQKQYTYQETFEIQARLLAKYLLGEIHQYPPLVMK encoded by the coding sequence ATGGGAACAGTTTATATCACACAAGATGATGCTTTTATTGGCAAAACAGACGAACGCCTAAACGTCAAATTTGAGAAAAAGACAATTTTAGACGTACCTTTAATTAAAATTGACGGCTTAGTGATTATGGGAAGAGCCAGCATTTCTCCCCTAGCGATCGCCGAACTAGTTAACCAAAAAATTCCCCTAACTTTTCTCACTAGCTCAGGTAAATATATCGCCCGCTTAGAATCAGAAATGAGTAAAAATATTTTTGTCCGTTCCGCTCAATGGAAAGCCGCCGGCGAAACAGCACAAGCAATTCACGTTACCCAAGGTTTCGTCAGAGGTAAACTGAAAAATTATCGCTATGCATTGTCACAGGCACAACGCCGCTATTCCGAACTAGATTTGAATGCTGGTATCACTCAATTAGCGAATGCGATCGCATCCCTTGAAAAAGCCAACTCCATTAATTCTATCAGAGGCTTTGAAGGTGCTGGTAGTGCCGCCTATTTTGGTTGTTTTAATCAACTAATTCGTGTTGATAATTTTAACTTTTCTACTCGCAACCGTCGCCCTCCTCTAGATCCAGTTAATTCACTTTTAAGTCTAGGCTATTCCTTACTCCGCCACGATATCCAAGGAGCTTTAAATATTGTTGGCTTTGACCCTTACCTAGGATACTTGCATACGGAGCGTTATGGTAGACCTTCTTTAGCACTAGATTTAATGGAAGAATTTCGCCCTTTAATCGTAGATGCTGTTGTACTCACAGCGATTAATCGGCGGATGCTAGCACCAAAAGATTTTATCACCGAACCAGTCAGTAATGCAGTTTCACTTACTAAAGAAGGATTACACATTTTCCTGCGACTATATCAAGAAAAGAAGCAAGATAAATTCAAGCACCCAGTACTGCAAAAGCAATACACCTATCAAGAAACTTTCGAGATTCAAGCCCGATTACTTGCCAAATATCTGCTAGGAGAAATTCACCAATACCCACCTTTAGTTATGAAGTAA
- the cas4 gene encoding CRISPR-associated protein Cas4, producing MNTEYIPIAALNQYAYCPHRCWRMFCAGEFTDNQYTIEGTSLHDRVHTTGEGQREETWQVRAIWLKSEKYQLIGKSDLIELESGEFYPVEYKRGRKGEWDNDELQVCAQALCLEEMTGKTITIGYVYYAHSHQRQLVEINAELRQSAIATIQSVTNIIETGIMPKAVYSKRCEGCSLYSQCLPKAIDKMKSYQEAN from the coding sequence ATGAACACTGAATATATTCCAATTGCGGCATTGAATCAATACGCTTATTGTCCGCATCGTTGTTGGCGGATGTTTTGCGCTGGCGAATTTACCGATAATCAATACACAATTGAAGGCACAAGTTTACACGATCGCGTCCACACAACCGGCGAAGGACAGCGAGAAGAAACTTGGCAAGTTCGAGCAATTTGGTTGAAATCTGAAAAATACCAACTAATCGGAAAATCTGACTTAATTGAGTTAGAATCTGGTGAATTTTATCCAGTCGAATATAAACGGGGACGTAAAGGCGAATGGGATAATGATGAGCTACAAGTTTGTGCCCAAGCTTTATGTTTAGAAGAGATGACAGGGAAAACAATCACCATTGGATATGTATATTATGCCCACTCTCACCAACGACAATTAGTAGAGATTAATGCAGAGTTACGACAGAGTGCGATCGCTACCATTCAATCTGTCACAAATATCATCGAAACAGGCATAATGCCCAAAGCAGTTTATAGCAAACGCTGTGAAGGATGCAGTCTTTATTCACAATGTTTGCCTAAAGCAATAGATAAAATGAAAAGCTATCAAGAAGCTAACTAA
- the cas6 gene encoding CRISPR-associated endoribonuclease Cas6, with product MPHSLVLNLLPQSPIPPQYLTGRHLHALFLTLVSSVDKTLGDRLHDSNADKAFTLSPLQTNSPLSKRGSQLQYSHQQPIPAGSPCWWRISLLDDTLFSQLTQLWLNLNPNHPWHLGPADLYITSIQGTPQSIQPWANASSYTQLYEQASDRETTIRLTFSTPTAFRQGKFDTTLPTRECVFNSLLARWNKYSGIEFFDIAIESIFPSFINIHTEILADSRSKFIGILGEINYRLLGEVEPIQIKQINALSDFALYAGVGRKTTMGMGMTRHLN from the coding sequence ATGCCCCACAGCCTAGTCCTTAACCTGCTTCCCCAGTCGCCCATACCACCCCAGTATCTCACTGGCAGACATCTCCACGCCCTATTTTTAACCCTCGTTAGTTCTGTAGATAAGACATTAGGCGATCGCCTCCACGACTCTAACGCTGACAAAGCTTTCACCCTCTCGCCCCTACAAACTAACTCCCCCCTGTCTAAAAGGGGATCTCAATTGCAATATTCACATCAACAACCAATTCCCGCTGGTTCACCCTGTTGGTGGCGCATCTCTTTATTAGATGACACTCTCTTTAGCCAACTTACCCAACTATGGCTAAATCTTAATCCCAATCACCCTTGGCATCTTGGCCCCGCAGACTTGTATATTACGAGCATTCAAGGCACACCCCAATCTATCCAACCTTGGGCAAATGCCAGTAGCTACACTCAATTGTACGAGCAAGCCAGCGATCGCGAAACCACAATTCGCCTCACATTTTCCACCCCCACCGCATTCCGACAAGGAAAATTTGATACAACTCTCCCCACCAGAGAATGTGTTTTTAACTCCCTCCTAGCACGGTGGAATAAATACAGTGGTATCGAGTTTTTCGACATTGCCATCGAGTCAATCTTCCCCTCATTTATCAACATTCATACAGAAATATTAGCCGACTCCCGCAGTAAATTTATTGGCATTTTGGGAGAAATTAACTATCGCTTATTGGGAGAAGTCGAACCAATACAAATTAAGCAAATTAATGCTTTATCTGACTTTGCATTATATGCAGGTGTTGGGCGCAAAACCACAATGGGGATGGGAATGACGCGGCATTTGAATTAA
- a CDS encoding 2OG-Fe(II) oxygenase, producing MKHYQQQPNALPSDYLNNLWGEIHACPYFAINNLNRDFVGTKGFSVVFRRSHISTVEQKFPYFQPYLDLALQPSCNAFYLNPLLLKEGSRVDPHIDRSLRSYCKTIEPPAVVSVLYVRVPADMEGGELVLKSQKRQLGQIKPQISTLVYFQGDLTHSINAVKTPGNRLSLVCEQYNLSDAELRDIPEFTVESRVTQSTKKQKKYAPQPSP from the coding sequence GTGAAACATTACCAGCAACAACCCAACGCCTTACCCAGCGACTACCTCAACAACTTGTGGGGAGAAATCCATGCTTGTCCTTACTTTGCAATCAACAACCTCAACCGCGATTTTGTCGGTACAAAAGGATTTTCTGTGGTATTTAGGCGATCGCATATCTCCACGGTAGAACAAAAGTTTCCCTACTTCCAGCCTTACCTAGATTTGGCTCTCCAACCCAGTTGTAACGCTTTTTACCTCAACCCGTTACTGCTCAAAGAAGGCTCACGTGTCGATCCACACATTGATCGCTCACTCCGTTCCTACTGTAAAACCATTGAACCGCCTGCAGTTGTCAGTGTACTCTACGTGAGAGTACCAGCGGATATGGAAGGGGGAGAACTAGTACTCAAGTCACAAAAACGCCAACTTGGACAAATTAAACCGCAAATCAGTACTCTGGTTTACTTCCAAGGTGATTTAACCCACTCTATAAACGCCGTGAAAACACCCGGAAATCGTTTGAGTTTAGTTTGTGAGCAGTATAATTTAAGCGATGCTGAACTCCGAGACATACCAGAGTTTACTGTAGAATCCAGGGTTACTCAGTCTACAAAAAAGCAAAAAAAGTATGCCCCACAGCCTAGTCCTTAA
- the cas3 gene encoding type I-D CRISPR-associated helicase Cas3' — MSNQKLVIRLEPRSISACASLPDELSFMGNALQHQVDVFEQSKDADIILDLAPTGTGKTNAGLTVLKHQPNKSAVYIAPTNALIEQQTEAAKKFVKEANLPHIVKSASAKDIKSWSNDKVGSRSGEKLYNVLRNPATVFPDVGANTPIILVTNPDIFYYATFFAYNNLDRGNIASSFYTKFSTVIFDEFHLYDAKQLVGMLFYLAYSQVFRFFENGRKVVLLTATPEPACELALQNLKQAGVKIARIDGEAGNINLLQSQTGVNLELRPKPDSKEEWLAELAAEIVQRFRERPDENGAVILDSLDNINRLSDLLRQRGIGDYIGRITGPAPKKDRQRAMQCQIILATSTVDVGFNFERHPEPKRQNLDWLIFSARDRAAFWQRIGRVGRVLGKSETNIDSEAIAYLPANAWEEGLTSLDTTGERTALKDLLETLPCLDKPFLKAYWRSEAFLEIARPLLELEEMLEGLAEEKLILELFNTLKSIFEGNRTWDDYRYRMKLLRGAEAIAKKTPKEIKKDWKYIKGGQAFVRTFIKAKFPEDWDDLQAGRTTLDEYVDLFQKDEEALAELKEFAEVFSTSYAPLFSFRSSLFESLSIRDPHGFILDESEETRLDPFHLLRYYEFVQNGDYIEVTSRATETYQLSFELRYTDNWQEFISTELNKLTAFKNCRIIRTLGGGTRPTDQIKSLNRYLLPGVIICPRTNAAVIFQLNKQGIISYPINIICNDIEKEYRFFSGLSGILTMAMKFKQLRLPDDEVFIAG; from the coding sequence ATGAGTAATCAAAAATTAGTTATCAGATTAGAACCGCGCAGTATTTCAGCTTGTGCATCTTTGCCAGATGAACTTTCTTTTATGGGGAATGCACTTCAGCATCAAGTTGATGTATTTGAACAATCTAAGGATGCAGATATTATCCTTGATTTAGCACCAACTGGCACAGGTAAAACCAATGCAGGGCTAACAGTATTAAAACATCAGCCAAATAAAAGTGCTGTTTACATTGCTCCAACTAATGCTTTAATTGAACAGCAAACAGAAGCCGCAAAAAAGTTTGTTAAGGAGGCTAACTTACCTCATATAGTCAAATCAGCTTCTGCTAAAGATATTAAAAGCTGGTCTAACGATAAAGTTGGCAGTCGTTCAGGGGAAAAGCTGTATAACGTATTACGGAATCCAGCTACAGTTTTTCCTGATGTTGGGGCTAATACGCCCATCATTTTAGTCACAAATCCTGATATCTTTTACTATGCAACTTTCTTTGCATATAACAACTTAGATAGAGGTAATATCGCCAGTAGTTTTTACACCAAATTTTCGACAGTCATTTTTGATGAATTTCACCTCTACGATGCTAAACAGCTAGTAGGAATGCTGTTTTATCTCGCTTATTCTCAAGTTTTTCGCTTTTTTGAGAACGGACGCAAAGTAGTATTGCTGACAGCGACACCAGAACCAGCTTGTGAATTAGCATTGCAGAATTTAAAACAGGCTGGTGTGAAAATAGCAAGAATTGATGGAGAAGCAGGTAATATTAATCTTTTACAGTCACAAACAGGAGTTAATCTGGAATTAAGACCAAAACCAGATAGTAAGGAAGAGTGGTTAGCAGAGTTAGCAGCAGAAATTGTCCAACGTTTTCGAGAAAGACCTGACGAAAATGGTGCTGTAATTCTTGACTCTCTTGATAATATTAATCGTCTATCAGATTTACTGCGACAGCGAGGAATTGGTGATTACATTGGGCGTATAACTGGCCCTGCACCCAAAAAAGATAGACAAAGGGCTATGCAGTGTCAAATCATTTTGGCTACTAGCACTGTAGATGTAGGATTTAATTTTGAAAGACATCCTGAACCGAAACGGCAAAATTTAGATTGGTTGATTTTTTCAGCACGCGATCGCGCTGCATTTTGGCAGAGAATTGGTAGAGTAGGGCGTGTTTTGGGTAAATCTGAAACTAATATTGATTCAGAGGCCATTGCATACTTACCTGCTAACGCTTGGGAAGAAGGTTTAACCTCTCTAGATACTACTGGGGAACGTACAGCGCTAAAAGACTTACTTGAAACACTTCCCTGCTTAGACAAGCCTTTTTTAAAAGCTTACTGGCGTTCAGAAGCATTTCTAGAAATTGCCCGTCCCTTGTTGGAATTGGAAGAAATGCTTGAAGGTTTAGCTGAAGAAAAATTGATTTTGGAGTTATTCAATACTCTAAAATCTATTTTTGAAGGAAATAGAACTTGGGATGATTATCGCTATAGAATGAAACTTTTACGAGGCGCTGAAGCTATTGCGAAAAAAACTCCCAAAGAAATCAAAAAAGATTGGAAGTATATCAAAGGTGGTCAGGCTTTTGTCAGAACCTTTATCAAGGCTAAATTTCCTGAAGATTGGGATGACTTACAAGCTGGACGTACAACTTTAGACGAATACGTAGATTTATTTCAAAAAGATGAAGAGGCACTAGCTGAGTTAAAAGAATTTGCTGAAGTTTTTAGTACAAGCTATGCACCTTTATTTAGTTTTCGTTCTAGTCTATTTGAAAGTCTTTCCATTCGTGACCCTCATGGTTTTATTCTAGATGAATCAGAGGAAACAAGACTAGATCCTTTTCATTTATTACGCTATTACGAATTTGTCCAAAATGGTGATTATATTGAAGTCACCAGTCGTGCTACTGAAACTTATCAATTGAGTTTTGAATTACGCTACACTGATAACTGGCAAGAATTTATCAGTACAGAACTGAACAAATTAACAGCTTTTAAAAATTGTCGAATTATCCGCACTCTTGGAGGAGGAACACGACCCACAGACCAAATAAAATCTTTGAATAGGTATCTTTTGCCAGGAGTAATTATTTGCCCAAGAACAAATGCTGCTGTTATTTTCCAATTAAACAAGCAAGGAATTATTTCTTATCCAATAAACATTATTTGCAATGATATTGAGAAAGAATATAGATTTTTTTCAGGCTTGTCAGGAATTTTAACAATGGCAATGAAGTTTAAACAGCTACGTCTTCCAGATGATGAAGTTTTTATTGCGGGATAA
- the cas5d gene encoding type I-D CRISPR-associated protein Cas5/Csc1 has product MSTIPFQQAKLVELYCLEPVFFASRELSDTYYTEGVIGNYALTYALGWVNSPYRLQGQATGRPTYKEDLQPIAQDFYILPASPVGRVTFRFERFNALSDSYWYAMTNNRVATAREDLPLQRQGKKPSSFRPSNFPQTGRLRMIERRNKFQTLVFGNYQLPNYIRLGKFMSKVKVNVLNEFPVTLLPESEYQSQHYLNAADLPQQIEALAFDLISIPPAPIIKNLRFRGAAWQVGEMVIPAGLHFCGRESNNE; this is encoded by the coding sequence ATGTCAACAATTCCTTTTCAGCAGGCAAAACTTGTTGAATTATACTGTCTTGAACCAGTCTTTTTTGCCTCTAGGGAGTTGTCTGATACCTATTACACTGAGGGGGTAATTGGGAATTATGCTCTTACCTATGCTTTAGGTTGGGTAAATTCCCCCTATCGCCTCCAAGGTCAGGCTACAGGACGACCAACCTACAAAGAAGATTTGCAACCAATCGCACAAGATTTTTATATCTTACCAGCTTCACCAGTAGGTAGAGTGACATTCAGATTTGAACGTTTCAATGCTCTTTCTGATTCTTACTGGTATGCAATGACTAATAACCGTGTTGCGACTGCGCGGGAAGATTTACCATTACAACGCCAAGGTAAAAAACCAAGTTCATTTAGACCAAGTAATTTTCCGCAAACTGGAAGACTGCGAATGATTGAACGCAGAAACAAATTTCAAACTCTGGTATTTGGAAATTACCAATTACCAAATTATATTCGCCTTGGGAAATTCATGAGTAAAGTCAAGGTGAATGTGCTGAATGAATTTCCTGTGACTTTACTACCAGAAAGTGAATATCAAAGTCAACATTATCTAAATGCTGCTGATTTACCACAGCAAATAGAGGCTTTAGCATTCGATTTAATTTCTATTCCTCCTGCACCCATCATTAAAAATCTTCGTTTTCGGGGTGCTGCTTGGCAAGTTGGGGAAATGGTTATACCAGCAGGTTTACATTTTTGCGGTAGAGAAAGTAACAATGAGTAA
- the cas7d gene encoding type I-D CRISPR-associated protein Cas7/Csc2, whose product MSISKLSSVLATSYENFPKGRFITLVVLRTTHSETIFRTEGSGEPMCSEFVQAGLEGENQKTIIQRLVMTKRKQVAPERRYGREHLRAHELLYTNPKDGSLCSLNTNAPCEMCVDCFLYGFAAGGGGAQKSRIWTEDAFSILPASDVVGDRTINAIYETGTMRDEKGNASTALNTSEYIKPGVHFLDVVTLKDVTADELRYIIGNILFTSRYGAVSSRVGRMENEILGVFGSITELPSSLELVQATYDVLGKPLEHPLNINQLITASKQVIANWKNKRGVSVQLSEEELASLVTDVETNWSEAERDNFLKRLTQSYESFRQVAPEKKKAKAKGKNTPVEVEI is encoded by the coding sequence ATGTCCATTTCAAAACTTTCCTCGGTACTAGCAACAAGTTATGAGAATTTCCCCAAGGGACGTTTTATTACTTTAGTTGTTTTAAGAACAACCCATTCTGAAACTATCTTTCGCACAGAAGGTTCAGGTGAACCAATGTGTAGCGAATTTGTCCAAGCTGGTTTAGAGGGTGAAAATCAAAAAACTATAATTCAACGCTTGGTAATGACTAAGCGTAAACAAGTAGCCCCAGAAAGACGCTACGGACGAGAACATTTAAGAGCGCATGAGCTTTTATACACCAACCCTAAAGATGGCTCTCTTTGTTCTTTAAATACTAATGCACCTTGTGAAATGTGTGTAGATTGTTTCCTCTACGGCTTCGCTGCTGGTGGGGGTGGCGCTCAAAAAAGTCGCATTTGGACTGAAGACGCTTTTAGTATTTTACCTGCTAGTGATGTTGTAGGCGATCGCACCATAAACGCCATCTACGAAACTGGTACAATGCGCGATGAAAAAGGTAACGCCTCAACAGCTTTAAATACCAGCGAATACATCAAACCAGGCGTGCATTTTTTGGATGTCGTCACCCTAAAAGATGTAACTGCGGATGAACTGCGCTATATCATCGGTAACATTCTTTTCACAAGTCGTTATGGTGCAGTTTCCAGTCGTGTTGGACGCATGGAAAACGAGATATTAGGTGTATTTGGTAGTATTACCGAACTTCCTAGTTCTCTGGAACTTGTACAAGCTACTTATGATGTCTTAGGTAAGCCTTTAGAACATCCCTTGAATATTAATCAATTAATTACAGCAAGCAAACAAGTAATTGCTAATTGGAAAAATAAGAGAGGAGTTTCTGTGCAACTATCTGAAGAAGAATTAGCAAGTTTAGTGACTGACGTAGAAACTAATTGGTCAGAAGCTGAACGTGATAATTTTCTCAAGCGTTTAACGCAATCTTATGAATCCTTCCGTCAGGTTGCACCTGAAAAGAAAAAGGCTAAGGCGAAAGGCAAGAATACACCAGTTGAAGTAGAGATTTAG
- a CDS encoding CRISPR-associated protein Csc3, with amino-acid sequence MSKRNRLLNNLPKTLEEIYFSEIRPQLYENHAHHHQYGVRKGTTLAEHLDSACQFILTVSRIAEVPEDKRPLLLAATAVHDLNKLDTKGRNVKTLARNQEFLREQLEKACVLSFVISEDDLELVRKLIERHSGHNVSDGARFLPEDPNIERWAAMLTAADLFDLGIPDAQRFRKLEKELTVAFGRSCNLFRISISEDKGYITALLLGACEEVLQKYGLNPLAIFPDGELFEGEALSNVDFTKEIAAVWQSKIDQVFGNNIEKLVRATNNGIKINHQAIEQNIEEVLVNVLALLEKKKAGYKSDKVAKDVTKWGDNAGENALNKAAELGLLAVSNGEEFAISEGLKAAYISYRKAELSPKEIWDKIAVHTGISEQQRTALEAFEGLYGRPLFAAKAAVKGIEGIKEALQESFQLRKESTQISEETEVSEEMIAAVSRMVNLPFAIRLNGGDDLNAYVEANPRQRCSLGSTSTDIDELISDNMPPGTKVQAFSNRLPGGISAEPKRQADSIAALAYQLMAVGANFPAVKKQDPLYLHLALPKGSAPELLRIWRGLLKQLAATNAEGGTVTIDELKLYKDNQLEFKANKVVGLALPKRPDFVHTSVIIPLLWGDVNNSLALLKSLRLALEISLSLDIGFPFVLSSNLEVELSNDVYGRIEGIPSALQTLLGNGQYQQRQDAEKILERLRCIGKLATSVASIQKADDCLYDLARACVRPIELYYVLLRWTLREQDEPNLSVIWSRICEPLNTLLESFMPDENLLLTKYLREAAQVAAEGKIWGSSFKRTAQAEPFTAFIAAIRSQKAYLGLDVIFAALVQQYHTRLDRIREHGVGATKYEQVKRYYELLRKLYEEVYSARPEKFLSDQKTLEAAYLFFLEEARKQLKSESKDDSVETTTTV; translated from the coding sequence ATGTCCAAGCGCAATCGGCTTTTGAATAATCTTCCAAAGACTTTGGAGGAGATTTATTTCAGTGAAATTCGCCCCCAGCTTTACGAAAATCATGCACATCATCATCAGTACGGCGTAAGAAAGGGTACGACCCTTGCAGAACACTTAGATTCTGCGTGTCAGTTCATTTTGACAGTTAGCCGAATCGCAGAAGTCCCAGAAGATAAAAGACCTTTGCTACTAGCTGCAACTGCTGTACATGACCTGAATAAATTAGATACCAAAGGACGCAATGTTAAAACCCTGGCTAGAAATCAGGAATTTTTACGAGAACAACTTGAAAAGGCTTGTGTACTTAGCTTTGTTATCTCAGAAGATGATTTGGAGTTAGTCAGAAAGCTAATTGAGCGCCATTCAGGTCATAACGTCAGCGATGGAGCAAGATTTTTACCAGAAGACCCAAATATTGAACGTTGGGCGGCGATGCTTACAGCTGCGGACTTATTTGATTTAGGAATTCCAGATGCACAACGTTTTCGCAAACTGGAAAAAGAATTAACTGTTGCTTTTGGGCGAAGTTGTAACCTTTTTAGAATCAGTATCTCTGAAGATAAAGGCTATATTACAGCCCTGTTGCTGGGTGCTTGCGAAGAGGTTTTGCAAAAGTATGGGTTAAATCCTTTAGCAATTTTCCCTGATGGCGAACTTTTTGAAGGTGAAGCATTATCAAACGTAGATTTTACAAAAGAAATAGCTGCTGTTTGGCAAAGTAAAATTGACCAAGTTTTTGGGAATAATATCGAAAAACTTGTAAGAGCTACCAACAATGGTATTAAGATTAATCATCAAGCCATTGAGCAAAATATTGAAGAAGTATTAGTAAATGTTCTAGCTCTTTTGGAAAAGAAAAAAGCTGGTTATAAATCAGATAAGGTTGCTAAAGATGTAACTAAATGGGGAGATAATGCTGGTGAAAACGCATTAAATAAAGCGGCTGAACTTGGGTTACTAGCTGTAAGCAATGGAGAAGAGTTCGCCATCTCTGAGGGTTTAAAAGCGGCTTACATCAGTTATAGAAAAGCAGAATTAAGTCCTAAAGAAATTTGGGATAAAATTGCTGTTCATACGGGAATATCCGAACAACAAAGGACTGCTCTTGAAGCATTTGAAGGTCTATATGGGCGACCTTTATTTGCTGCTAAGGCTGCTGTTAAAGGAATTGAGGGTATTAAAGAAGCTCTACAAGAATCTTTCCAGCTAAGAAAAGAAAGTACACAAATATCTGAAGAAACAGAAGTATCTGAAGAAATGATTGCAGCCGTTAGCAGAATGGTCAATTTACCTTTTGCTATTCGGTTAAATGGAGGCGATGATTTAAATGCTTATGTAGAAGCAAATCCCAGACAAAGATGCTCTTTAGGTTCTACTTCTACTGATATAGATGAGCTAATTTCAGATAATATGCCTCCTGGTACAAAAGTACAGGCTTTTTCTAATCGCTTACCGGGTGGTATCAGTGCTGAACCGAAAAGACAAGCAGATTCAATTGCAGCTTTAGCCTACCAATTAATGGCAGTTGGGGCAAACTTTCCTGCTGTTAAAAAACAAGACCCGCTTTATTTGCACTTAGCATTACCTAAAGGTTCTGCTCCAGAACTGTTGAGAATTTGGCGTGGGCTTTTAAAACAACTTGCAGCGACAAATGCTGAAGGTGGTACTGTCACTATTGATGAATTGAAATTATATAAAGATAATCAGCTTGAATTTAAAGCTAACAAAGTAGTCGGTTTAGCATTACCAAAGCGTCCTGATTTTGTTCATACATCTGTCATTATTCCTTTACTTTGGGGAGATGTTAATAATTCTTTAGCTTTACTAAAATCACTGAGGCTTGCTTTAGAAATTTCCCTGTCTTTAGATATTGGCTTTCCTTTTGTCTTGAGTAGCAATCTAGAGGTGGAGTTATCTAATGATGTTTACGGACGAATAGAGGGAATTCCTTCTGCACTGCAAACTTTATTGGGAAATGGACAATATCAGCAACGCCAAGATGCAGAAAAAATTCTTGAGCGACTACGTTGCATTGGCAAACTAGCAACCTCTGTTGCAAGTATTCAGAAAGCTGATGATTGTTTGTATGATTTGGCTCGTGCTTGTGTCAGACCAATTGAACTTTATTATGTCTTGTTACGTTGGACTCTGCGAGAACAAGACGAACCAAATTTGAGCGTTATTTGGAGTCGCATTTGTGAGCCGTTAAATACTTTACTGGAGAGCTTTATGCCTGATGAAAACTTACTCTTAACTAAATATCTTAGAGAAGCTGCTCAAGTTGCAGCAGAAGGAAAAATATGGGGAAGTTCTTTTAAACGAACTGCTCAAGCAGAACCGTTTACAGCCTTTATTGCTGCTATTCGTTCTCAAAAGGCTTATTTGGGTTTAGATGTAATTTTTGCTGCTTTAGTACAGCAATATCATACTCGCTTAGACCGTATCCGTGAGCATGGCGTAGGTGCAACAAAGTATGAACAGGTCAAGCGTTATTACGAGCTATTACGAAAACTATATGAGGAGGTTTATTCAGCACGTCCTGAAAAGTTTTTATCTGACCAAAAAACTTTAGAAGCTGCTTATTTATTCTTCCTTGAAGAAGCACGTAAACAACTTAAAAGTGAATCTAAAGATGATTCAGTCGAAACAACTACAACTGTTTAA